In Spiroplasma sp. SV19, one DNA window encodes the following:
- a CDS encoding KDGP aldolase gives MLFIKDRVCINVLAKDIQNAQAIHQASGGHALIGVLAKDFATPQLAITYLEQFQAVVGDVASVGLGAGDPQQCYHVVKIASHINPQHVNQVFPVVGYTRGKVVRENCIINCLISPTGQPGMVKISTGPMSSNEAVAIVPVRTALIMAQEMKATSIKFFPMEGLKYRDEYQIVATECAKIGMWLEPTGGITLENYQEILQIALQANVKKVIPHIYSSIMDQDGYTKVEDVKKIIAITKELLEV, from the coding sequence ATGTTATTTATTAAAGATCGTGTTTGTATTAATGTTTTAGCAAAAGATATTCAAAATGCCCAAGCAATTCATCAAGCTAGTGGTGGGCATGCTTTGATTGGTGTTTTAGCAAAGGATTTTGCTACACCTCAATTGGCAATTACCTATTTAGAACAATTCCAAGCAGTGGTTGGTGATGTTGCAAGTGTTGGACTGGGAGCTGGTGATCCCCAACAATGTTATCATGTTGTTAAAATTGCGAGTCACATTAATCCCCAACATGTTAATCAAGTCTTTCCTGTTGTTGGTTATACCCGGGGAAAAGTTGTACGCGAAAATTGTATTATTAATTGCTTAATTTCCCCAACAGGTCAACCAGGAATGGTTAAAATTTCAACCGGACCAATGAGTAGCAATGAAGCGGTGGCAATTGTTCCAGTACGAACAGCTCTGATTATGGCACAAGAAATGAAAGCGACATCAATTAAGTTTTTTCCAATGGAAGGATTAAAGTATCGTGATGAATATCAAATTGTTGCGACAGAATGTGCTAAAATAGGAATGTGATTAGAACCAACAGGGGGCATTACATTAGAAAATTATCAAGAGATTTTACAAATTGCGTTACAAGCAAATGTTAAGAAAGTTATTCCGCATATTTATTCTTCAATTATGGATCAAGATGGTTATACTAAAGTGGAAGATGTTAAAAAAATAATTGCAATAACAAAAGAATTATTAGAAGTTTAA
- the murQ gene encoding N-acetylmuramic acid 6-phosphate etherase: MQKIDLSKIDTEQRNKNSMELDQADTMGILTIINNEDAKIATAAQAQLPTIAKVIDLIFARFNQGGRLIYMGAGTSGRLGILDASEMVPTYGLNPDQIIGIIAGGDDAIRIPAEGAEDDRDLGMNDLKALNLQSLDTVVGIGASGRTPYVLAGLEYAKTIGALAVGLCMTKNSEMLTVADEVIAIETGAEVVTGSTRMKAGTATKLVCNMISTTLMVKWGKVYQNLMVDLLATNEKLKVRTARIVKAVTNASDEVVAETLIAANYACKNAIIMILKNVSYAESETLLAEYDNLVTKVINDK; encoded by the coding sequence ATGCAAAAAATTGATTTATCAAAAATAGATACTGAACAACGAAATAAAAATAGTATGGAACTTGATCAAGCTGATACAATGGGAATTTTAACAATCATTAATAATGAAGATGCGAAAATTGCAACAGCAGCCCAAGCACAATTACCAACAATCGCAAAAGTCATTGATTTAATTTTTGCTCGTTTTAACCAGGGTGGAAGATTAATTTATATGGGAGCTGGAACATCAGGACGGCTTGGAATTCTTGATGCGTCAGAAATGGTGCCAACTTATGGTCTTAACCCTGATCAAATTATTGGAATTATTGCCGGTGGCGATGATGCCATTAGGATCCCGGCTGAAGGAGCCGAAGATGACCGTGACTTGGGGATGAATGATTTAAAAGCACTAAATTTGCAATCATTAGATACTGTGGTTGGGATTGGTGCTTCAGGACGAACTCCTTACGTTTTAGCTGGTTTAGAATATGCAAAAACAATTGGTGCTTTAGCAGTTGGGTTATGTATGACAAAAAATTCAGAAATGTTAACAGTTGCTGATGAAGTTATTGCAATTGAAACAGGAGCGGAAGTTGTAACTGGTAGTACTAGAATGAAAGCAGGAACAGCAACAAAATTAGTATGTAATATGATTTCAACAACTTTAATGGTGAAATGAGGAAAAGTATATCAAAATTTAATGGTTGATTTGTTGGCGACAAATGAAAAATTAAAAGTACGAACAGCACGCATCGTTAAAGCTGTCACAAATGCTAGTGATGAAGTTGTTGCTGAAACTTTAATTGCCGCAAACTATGCATGTAAAAATGCAATTATTATGATTTTAAAAAACGTTTCTTATGCTGAAAGTGAAACATTATTAGCAGAATATGATAATTTAGTAACAAAAGTAATTAATGATAAGTAA
- a CDS encoding MurR/RpiR family transcriptional regulator produces the protein MTENEVIRKIKAISTDADHRFSFIAKYILQNLMLVPDITIKEMAEYTYTSVATINRFTKFLDLDGYKELIHIIKYFNHNLAGEESIMASESNNALMFNTYHNIIRSLHETFRLGLKQKETINKVITNLKTAHRIVIFAVGGTYNVAKDFQEKLLRVGFNIIAVNDFHNGYFLAQQLNADDLALFVSYSGETLDLIKLAKICHQNQTPIVIVCRQSNNTLSNLANYEITISSNESIERLISTTSRFALLFGLDMIYFSLLATDLEHYRHVLEQTLVPKF, from the coding sequence ATGACGGAAAATGAAGTAATTCGTAAAATCAAAGCGATTAGTACTGATGCTGACCATCGCTTTTCTTTTATTGCAAAATATATTTTACAAAATCTAATGCTTGTTCCTGACATTACAATCAAAGAAATGGCGGAATATACTTATACATCAGTGGCGACAATTAATCGTTTTACTAAGTTTTTAGATTTAGATGGGTATAAAGAATTAATTCATATTATTAAATATTTTAATCATAATCTTGCTGGCGAAGAAAGTATTATGGCAAGCGAAAGTAATAATGCATTAATGTTTAATACTTATCATAATATTATTCGTAGTTTACATGAAACGTTTCGGTTAGGATTAAAACAAAAAGAGACCATTAATAAAGTAATTACTAATTTAAAAACAGCCCACCGAATTGTTATTTTTGCTGTTGGGGGAACTTATAATGTGGCTAAGGATTTTCAAGAAAAACTCCTTCGAGTTGGATTTAACATTATTGCTGTGAATGATTTTCATAATGGTTATTTTTTAGCGCAGCAGTTAAATGCTGATGATTTAGCGTTGTTTGTTTCATATTCTGGTGAAACATTGGATTTAATTAAATTAGCAAAAATTTGTCACCAAAATCAAACCCCAATTGTTATTGTTTGTCGTCAATCAAATAATACCTTATCTAATTTAGCTAATTATGAAATTACAATTAGTAGTAATGAATCAATTGAACGCTTAATTTCAACAACAAGTCGGTTTGCCTTGTTATTTGGGTTAGATATGATTTATTTTTCGTTGTTAGCAACTGATTTAGAACATTATCGGCATGTTTTAGAACAAACATTAGTTCCAAAATTTTAA
- a CDS encoding PTS transporter subunit EIIC, with translation MAKDPKKTAKDIADIVKADNVVSYTNCLTRLRLNLKPGANVDLEKLKTTPNVMGILTPSPTELQIVLGPGFVANVTQAFGKLVNANKTAYSDKDGSGSFVTAAEAAQAVKGEMKAKQNWVQTFFTKFSRIFSPMIIGFIGAGILSGIAGIMQSVYGGVMDTSHAPADAVSWFNALNLILNIWKNAFIIIVGWRTCEVWGGSGVLGAMTAAIYSPVFVSSVIPMLVVGDANHVNYLGINISNPLTNWLTVGFRPELDNGKLVFGYPSGNILGALLTATAALWMERGVRKFMPGVLDTIGTPTLVLFGLLLLNIFLLIPISGYLYAAVAWFFAHLYTNPFGAFVLAAIFLLAVAFGVHQGFVPIYGILIKETGVNGLFPILGMAGMAQVGTGIALWILATKGSLLRRQIQGALIPAIFGIGEPMIYGVTLPRIRPFVTASIAAGFGGFFIGAVYMWGHVTFGLNAMFGPSGILATFMMTTDTGNIPLAVGIYLVGCVISVVAGWLVTMFGYSRIVKAGGNDMKELYRKDGKYKLYQKILWTLAFITIIGIFIYWTIAYYQLPKAERSKMAHVKVE, from the coding sequence ATGGCAAAAGATCCGAAAAAGACAGCGAAAGACATTGCTGATATTGTCAAAGCGGATAATGTTGTCTCGTATACAAATTGTTTAACAAGATTACGACTTAATTTAAAGCCAGGAGCAAATGTTGATTTAGAAAAACTAAAAACAACACCGAATGTGATGGGAATCTTAACACCCTCACCAACGGAGTTACAAATTGTTTTAGGACCAGGTTTTGTTGCAAATGTGACTCAAGCATTTGGGAAACTAGTTAATGCTAATAAAACAGCTTATAGTGACAAAGATGGTTCTGGTTCATTTGTAACAGCAGCCGAAGCAGCGCAAGCTGTTAAAGGGGAAATGAAAGCAAAACAAAATTGAGTACAAACTTTTTTTACTAAATTTTCAAGAATCTTTTCACCAATGATTATTGGGTTTATTGGGGCTGGGATTTTATCAGGAATTGCTGGAATTATGCAGTCAGTATATGGGGGTGTAATGGACACAAGTCATGCCCCAGCCGACGCAGTGTCATGATTTAATGCCTTAAATTTAATTTTAAATATTTGAAAAAATGCCTTCATTATTATTGTTGGTTGAAGAACTTGTGAAGTATGAGGCGGTAGTGGTGTTTTAGGAGCAATGACGGCTGCCATTTATTCACCCGTATTTGTAAGTAGTGTCATTCCAATGTTAGTTGTTGGTGATGCGAACCATGTTAATTATTTAGGAATTAACATTAGTAACCCATTAACAAACTGATTAACAGTTGGATTCCGTCCGGAACTAGATAACGGGAAATTAGTGTTTGGTTATCCATCAGGAAATATTTTAGGAGCATTATTAACAGCAACAGCCGCGTTATGAATGGAACGTGGAGTTCGTAAGTTTATGCCCGGGGTTTTAGATACTATTGGGACACCAACCTTAGTGTTATTTGGTCTATTATTATTAAATATTTTCTTATTGATTCCAATTTCAGGATATTTATATGCGGCAGTGGCATGATTCTTTGCCCATTTATATACTAATCCGTTTGGAGCATTTGTTTTAGCAGCGATTTTCTTATTAGCTGTTGCCTTTGGTGTCCACCAAGGATTTGTTCCAATTTATGGTATTTTAATTAAAGAAACTGGGGTTAATGGTTTATTCCCAATTTTAGGAATGGCCGGAATGGCGCAAGTTGGAACAGGGATTGCCTTATGAATTTTAGCAACAAAAGGTAGTTTATTACGTCGTCAAATTCAAGGGGCGTTAATTCCAGCTATCTTTGGAATTGGTGAACCAATGATTTATGGGGTAACATTACCACGAATTCGTCCGTTTGTTACCGCATCAATTGCTGCTGGATTTGGTGGATTCTTTATTGGTGCAGTTTATATGTGAGGACATGTCACATTTGGATTAAATGCAATGTTTGGTCCATCGGGGATTTTAGCAACCTTTATGATGACAACAGATACCGGTAACATTCCGTTAGCTGTTGGAATTTATTTAGTGGGATGTGTTATTTCTGTTGTTGCCGGATGGCTTGTGACAATGTTTGGTTATTCGCGGATTGTCAAAGCCGGTGGTAATGATATGAAAGAATTATATCGTAAAGATGGAAAATACAAATTATATCAAAAAATTTTATGAACATTAGCTTTTATTACTATTATTGGAATTTTTATTTACTGAACAATAGCATATTATCAATTACCAAAAGCAGAACGTAGTAAAATGGCCCATGTTAAAGTTGAATAA